DNA from Candidatus Neomarinimicrobiota bacterium:
CTCTCCTTGAAGTGAGGGTGGGAAGCGGCTAACGGTCTGCAGGAGAGTAACAGCTAAGGACGCCAGGAGATACAGACGCCAAGCAGAATAACCATGAGAAGCCAACAGCAATGAGGTATGCAACTCTCGTTAATACTCCCCTGGTTGGGAGGCCGCTATACGTCCAAGCGAGAACAGAGAGTATCAGTATCCCGTGCTGGAATAAGTGCGGGTAGTGCTCAGCTACATTGAATCAGTACAACCTGCCGGATTCGTTATTAAAATGAGCAATGATCCTTGAAGGCATTTATGACTGAACGCGCACCAAGAATAATGAGAGGCCTCTTTACCTTTCTGGTAATATTCCCCGCCTGCGTCCTTGCCGGGGGGAATTGGGGCTGGCTGGCTCATGAATATATCAATTTCCACGCCGTGGAATATTTACCATCGGAAATGTCGTTTTTTCTGTATCAGCGTACCTTCCTGTACCAGCATGCATCCGATCCGGATAGGGATGGATCGCCCGGCTATTGCCATTATATCAATATCGATTACTACCCGGAGTTCCATGACGGCACGTTACCGCATGAATGGGAAGAGATGCTGGAATTATACGACGAATCTGAAGTAAGGAGTGTGGGTATAGTGCCTTGGGTGATCCAATGGTGGACGGACAGCTTGAGCGCGCTCATGTCACGCAATCAATGGGAAAGCGCCTGGCAAATTGCCGCTAACCTCGGGCATTACGTTGCGGATTCTCACCAACCCCTGCACCTGACCGTAAACTATAATGGACAGTATACCGGCAATGATGGCATTCATTCACGTTATGAGTTGCAGCTGATAGAGCCCCACCTAGGCCAGTTGCCTTTACCCGAAGGAGAGGCAGTCTGTTGGGACAGCGTTATCGATTCCGTCTTCCAATACATTGGTGAGGTGTACCCCTACGTCGGGTTGATTCTGGAGGCCGACGATCTGGCCAGCAACCAGGATCCATATTACGGTTCGATCTACTATAGTGTTATGTGGACCAAGCTTGATTCCATCACCACCGATGTCATTCAACGGGCGATACTTGATCTTGCCAGCGTATGGTATACCGCCTGGGTCAATGCCGGAGAACCGATCCCCGCACTAGGCACTGAAATAGATCTCAATGAAGACCTGACGCCATCTCAATACATCCTATATCAGAACTATCCCAATCCTTTTAATCCAACCACTACCATCCGGTATACCAACCCTGTGCCCTCCAATGTGGTGTTGCGCATCTTTGATATGCTGGGGCGGGAAGTAAATACTATCGCTAAGGGATCTCAGCCTGCTGGTGTCTATGCGGTGGTCTGGGATGGCCGGGACCGCCACCGGATGCCGGTCGGTGCCGGGGTGTACTTCTGTCGGTTGGAGGCGGGGGCATTCTCCGAAACCATCAAAATGCTGTTACTGAAGTGATCGATTCGCCCGGCTTGAGATTGCCAGATGCAGCAGAAATAAAAACGGGGGAGAGCAGCAGCCCTCCCCCGTTTTCTTAACGCTCATGCATCGGCCTTCGATCGGCCAACGAAGGCTACTTGAGCAGAACCAGCTTCTTGGTCTGATGGAAATCCTCCGCATCCAGACGCAGGAAGTAGATCCCGCTGGCGAAGTTATTGGCGTTCCAGGTAACGCTGTAGGCGCCAGCCGGACGGACATCGTTCACCAACGTCGCCACCAGCGCACCCCGCAGGTTGTAAACCTTCAGCGTGTGCTTCACCTGCCGGGCCAGTGAATACTCGATGGTGGTGGTCGGATTGAACGGATTCGGATAGTTCTGGCTCAGGGAGAATTTCACCGGAAGGCCCTCGCCGTCGACAACGGACACGATGATACCCAGGTCGGCCGGGTCGCGTATCATCACCAGATGATTGCCGTAATAGTAGTGGCAGATACCCGAGAGATCGGCAATGACAGCTCCATTATCCAGCGCATGGTAGTACATATCGTCAGGGCTTTCATGAATCATGAAGTCATCATCGATTTTGAAGGTGGTAGTCCCGTCATCATCCGTGACATTCTTGTCATAGCTGGTAGAGTCGATAACAGTGACTTCACCGAAGTGCAGCAATATACCCTCGTATTGCTCGGGATCGGCTACAAACTCCGCGCCGGTTATCTCGAGGGGCGCAACACTCTTGCCCGAGGCATGAACCGTGACAGCGGTAACATCGCTAATTGCTGTGCACTCGTAATCCTCAATTACAGTACCTGTGATGGTAATGCTGTCACCCTGGGTTACAGTATAGGTTGCAGCCTCAGCTAACTCGGCCCAGATACCATTCCAGATTCCCGGGCCATCCTGGATGTTAAAGCCGCCCCCTCTCGATTCCGGTTGATTGGCAGTGCTGGTTACCACGCCACTCACACTTACAACCGCGGTGACATAGTAGGTGGCACCGCTCGCAAACGGCGTGTACTGAATATCATGGATGGTGGGACCATCGGCCTTGGTATAGTAACCGTATAGCGCCTTGCTGGTATCTGAAGGTAAGAGGGATGACATGGGCCCTTCCTGGTTATCCAACCCGTCGTCAGTGGCCTCGATGTAGTACTCCACCAGCGCCCCCTCGGTGCCGGTTGCCGGAATGGTCCCGCTCCAGGTATCATCGGCCCCCTTGGTCATGGCCGCATCCGCCCATGCGCCGCCGTCTACCCGGTAGGTGATAACAGCTGAAGCAACCGCAGACCCATCGGTTATGGTGGCACTGGCCGTTACGGCATCATCAGGACCGAACGGTGACTCGGTAACAGCAAAACCGGTGATGACCGGTGGGCCACCGCCATACACTAAGTCCGAATGATAAACAGGCCGTATCCTGTAGGTGGTAGTATCCTCATAGGAGCCGTAGGAATGATATATGTAACCATCGAGAGAGGCAATCGTTGTGCCATTGGGAGGGGGAACAAATGGCGTTGTCGGATTGCCATATTGGTCTTCACCAAACATGCTGTTGGTGCCATCACCATCAACGATAGTGATGCCGCTGCCGTCATCAATGGTGAACTCGACGTATTGCGGGTCCCATGCGTTGTCGATGACGGTGGCGTTCTCGATATGGACCATGTTCAATTCCCACTGTTCGGCATCAATCGGCAGCCGTAGATCGCCGGTGGTAACAGTCGGCCGGTCGGGGACGTGGGCACCCTCCCCGACTAACTGGATCGGCTCGGTAATCCACATCTCGGTGAATTGGGCCACGCCCCCACCTCCTGCATATTCCAAGATATACCCGGTCATGATGACCGAATCGCCTTCAAAGAGGTCCGGGAAGGCGGTGGGATCATCATAGTAGGACATGATCGAACTGTAGGGACCGCCGTTGGGATCCTGCCAGAGGAATCGCATGTAGCCCGTCCACGGGCTAACACTGGTATCGATGGAGGACAATTCCGAGGTGGGTACCGTTACGATACCGATGCAGGAAACGGTATCTTGATATAGATAACTCCTGTCGAGTACCGGATTGTCCGGCGTCATATACAATGCCGAACCCAGAACCTGCTGGACCCGCTGAACGCGCGTGAAGGGTCCGGCCTCCACCACGTCGCGAGCCAGGCGTGGCAGCAGTTTATACACGTTATCTCTTTCAGACAGGGCGCCCGTGATGGTGGCCAGGCTGTCGCCCGCTTTCGGGTAGTAGTAATAGGCCCATTTATCATCAAGGATCAGATCACCGCTCCCGTCGGTTACGCTCCATTCCCCATATCCCATATCGGGGTCGACAATATCGACATCCACTACCTTGATCAGCACACTTTCGTACTTTTCGGCGTTGGCCTCAAGGGTGGAAACCTCGATCGGGGCCGGGGGATTTACCGCTGGGCCGTGGACGACCAACGCGGTGGCATTCGTCAGCTCGGTCCACTTATGATATTCAGTAACAACCGCAGTTAACGTAACCGAGTCACCTTCGACTATGGTAGTCCGGTCAACACCGGGATCAAAGGTCATGGGAAAGTCCTGCCACCCATTATCCGAATAATGATAAGCATAGATACCACTCCAGGCGGAGTCAGCATCTTGTATTATCATATCACGATTCTTGTATGATCCCCAGTATTCTGCCGTTACTACACCGGACACGGTGACGGTCTGATCGAGCAGTGGAGAAGCGTCATCCGTGGCGGGATCAGCGACGTACTGAATCTCGGCGATCGGGGTGATCTGACCCAGGGCAATCGTAATGCCGAGAGACAGTACTGCGAGCAATCTCTTCATAACATTTTACCTCCATTTGTGTGTTGATTGGCAGAAAACACAAGATATTGCGGTATGTATTAACCTGAATTATCTTATTTAATATAGCATACTTCTTTCGAGATGCAATAAAAAATGAAAATACCGGCTCTCATTTCAGAATAACGAACTTGCCTTCTTTGACCTTCCCGTAATTGGGGCTGTTTTCATCAATATTTCTCACGGTGTAGAGGTACAGGCCGGTTGCCGCTTCCTGTTCATGGCGGGTGATGAGATCCCAGGCGTGTTCACCACCGGAAAATTTGGGATTCAACCTCGAGTTGATATTGCGTACATCCTCCCCGGAGTAGCTGCCGGCGTCGTGAATAATTTTCTTCACCTCATCCATGGCCAGGGTATAGATACGGATTTCCGCCTTCGGCGACAGGTACTGGAACCAGATGAGCTTGTCGCGGGTGCCGTAACCGTCCCACGTCGCGGATCCCCGGTAGGGATTGGGATAAACGCCGGTTTTATCGGTCCAATCTTCAGCCACCGTCCCGGGATACACAACCTTCCGGTTGGCAAACCTGGAGCTTTCCAGGCTTGCCAGGTTAATGTCGGGATCACCCTGATCGAAAGCGGTGACCGCGTAGTAATTGAGCCAGCCGTTCTTGACCCCATAGTTGGTGTATTTATAGTGATAGTATCTGCCCGCGATGAAAACACTATCAGGCTCATCCACTTCATTAACAATCTGTACGGGACCAAAGCCCACATCGAAACCGATATTATTGCCCGGCAGATCGAATTCAGCCAGCAAGGAATACTCCTGCTCCTGGTCATCGCTCTGGACTTTGCGCGCACCATAGAGACGGTATCCCTCAAAATCCTTCCGGTGTGAGATAGGATCCTCAAAATCTTCAGAGTATCGATCCCAATAGATGTCCACCTGCTGATTGCGATTATCGATGTATATTGCGGGTGGCGGTGGCGGCACCGGCAGGATATAACGGTCAAGTTGGCCATCATTATCGCCGTCCTCACCGGGATCCAGAATATTATTCCGGTTCACATCCTCACCATCGTAGGCTTTTTGAGCCCAGTCGGCATTGGTGTGTAATGCTGCGCGCCTGGCAGGGGAGTTGATCCCCGCGGTTGCCCAGGGGGCTGCGACCAGGGCAAACACCACCTTAAGGGAATCGCCGGGGGGCAGCTCCCAACTGGTGGGATCTCCTTCAACTGGAACTGAACCCAGAGGTCCTGCCGAGTGCAGAAAGAGCCAGCTGCCGGGATTGGCAGGATACCCGTCAGCCGGTAAATACAAGGGATCCGATCTATCACCCGGGAGTACATTGCTGGAGAGCTGGGCATAACGTTCGGCATCGGTCAATGCCATGACATACCGGGGATAGAGCTCATTAATGGATGCATTCCAGGGCCATTGACTGTAGAATGTTTGGAGATACGGCTGAGGTACGGTGCCTCCCAGTGTTTTGAATGCTATGTACGTTTCCGCCCAGCCGTCATCACCGTCGGCGTCGTACTCGTAAGCCATATACCGTGGGAATCCGGCAGCGTCAACGGTTTCATCGAATCCATCCAGATCGTCGTACCAGGTAAATCCTCCACCCGCTTCGTAGATGCTGGTATAGTTCATATTGGAAACAGTTACATCGGCCCAGATTCCGGCATAGATATTCGAGATGGTTGCAGAGGGATTGACATTCTTGATGGTGTATTCGAAAATCACGAAGGCTTCCGCGAAGGAAAAGTCCCAGGCGTACGTGCGCATGGTTACTTCAATTCTCAACGGTTCGTGGTTTGGCACCAGCGGTATGCTGGCCGGGAAGACATCGGTGAACCTGGCTGTGAAGTCCTGGTGTGAAACGGCATCAGGATCGTAGACGGGGCTGGTGGTGACATTCGATCTCTCGGTCAGGAGACTCAGCGGCACGAACTCGAAACCTTCGGAACCGGACTCGAACACACCGTCTACGATGGCAGTAGAGACCCGGGGCTGTCCACTCACCATGCCTCCGACCCACAATCCGGCGAATGAGAAGTGCTCTACCTGTTCCCGCATGACCAGGGTATGCTGCTGGTACATGCACGAGGGTTGGATCTCGCCATCGATTCTATTATACCCGTTGCCCAACACGCCAAAGTTCGTCAGTCCGATACCGAGCTGGTTGATACTGGTGTACTTTTTATAATCGTCTTCGACCTGGGCTTGCAGGGTCAGGGGCAGGAGTCCCAGCCATAAGTATGCGGCCATGCAGTGTGGCTTTAGCAGGCTTTTCAGAAAGGATCTCATTGGTTTATATTGGTCAATGCTTCATCAAATGAGGTAGAAAGGATAAAGCGGAATACACCGCCCTGCGCCGGATCACAGACGTAGATCACCCCGCGCTCATCGGCAGCGACGGAAGCCGGCTCTATGAGTTGGCCCTTTATCTCCCGATAGTAAAACGTATCTACCAGAGCCGAATCCATAACTGCTGGAATGAAGATGGTAGTATCTACCAGGGCTGAATCGCTGTCGAAATAGACCCAGAGGCTGGTATCGAGGAGGGAACCCTCACCTGCGAAGGGCACCCACATGGTTGTATCGACCCTCACCTTTTCAATGCCGGCTTTCTTAAAGAAGCTGCCGTCCCCATTAAAGACGAGGATTTCCTGCAGGTCCGTGTTGGCAACATAGATCATTTGCCGTGAATCGACCGCGACGTCGGTTGGTCTGAGATATTGCCCGGGGGTCATAATGTCATCGACAAAAAGCTCAAAGCGAGATGGGAATCTCAATGCCTTCGATGGCCGGACCGAATGGACGTACAAATGCTTGCCGTATTGGGAATAGTAGAGATTTCCGAAATTGTCCACATCCAGACCGGTAGGCCGGTTGACCGTTCCGGCACCTGTGCCGATTTCTTTCACGTTATCAACGAATAGAGCGAAGTGGGTAAAGTAGGCTTTCCCGTTGCCAAGTTTGATGGCACCGTTGCGTACCAGCGCGGCCCGGAGAATCCGGTTCTGCATCGAATCCGCGGCATAGAAAAAATAATCATCGAGCCGGGCAGCGGAAATGGCTGAGAAAACGGTCCTTTCAGGAC
Protein-coding regions in this window:
- a CDS encoding T9SS type A sorting domain-containing protein, with amino-acid sequence MRGLFTFLVIFPACVLAGGNWGWLAHEYINFHAVEYLPSEMSFFLYQRTFLYQHASDPDRDGSPGYCHYINIDYYPEFHDGTLPHEWEEMLELYDESEVRSVGIVPWVIQWWTDSLSALMSRNQWESAWQIAANLGHYVADSHQPLHLTVNYNGQYTGNDGIHSRYELQLIEPHLGQLPLPEGEAVCWDSVIDSVFQYIGEVYPYVGLILEADDLASNQDPYYGSIYYSVMWTKLDSITTDVIQRAILDLASVWYTAWVNAGEPIPALGTEIDLNEDLTPSQYILYQNYPNPFNPTTTIRYTNPVPSNVVLRIFDMLGREVNTIAKGSQPAGVYAVVWDGRDRHRMPVGAGVYFCRLEAGAFSETIKMLLLK
- a CDS encoding T9SS type A sorting domain-containing protein; amino-acid sequence: MKRLLAVLSLGITIALGQITPIAEIQYVADPATDDASPLLDQTVTVSGVVTAEYWGSYKNRDMIIQDADSAWSGIYAYHYSDNGWQDFPMTFDPGVDRTTIVEGDSVTLTAVVTEYHKWTELTNATALVVHGPAVNPPAPIEVSTLEANAEKYESVLIKVVDVDIVDPDMGYGEWSVTDGSGDLILDDKWAYYYYPKAGDSLATITGALSERDNVYKLLPRLARDVVEAGPFTRVQRVQQVLGSALYMTPDNPVLDRSYLYQDTVSCIGIVTVPTSELSSIDTSVSPWTGYMRFLWQDPNGGPYSSIMSYYDDPTAFPDLFEGDSVIMTGYILEYAGGGGVAQFTEMWITEPIQLVGEGAHVPDRPTVTTGDLRLPIDAEQWELNMVHIENATVIDNAWDPQYVEFTIDDGSGITIVDGDGTNSMFGEDQYGNPTTPFVPPPNGTTIASLDGYIYHSYGSYEDTTTYRIRPVYHSDLVYGGGPPVITGFAVTESPFGPDDAVTASATITDGSAVASAVITYRVDGGAWADAAMTKGADDTWSGTIPATGTEGALVEYYIEATDDGLDNQEGPMSSLLPSDTSKALYGYYTKADGPTIHDIQYTPFASGATYYVTAVVSVSGVVTSTANQPESRGGGFNIQDGPGIWNGIWAELAEAATYTVTQGDSITITGTVIEDYECTAISDVTAVTVHASGKSVAPLEITGAEFVADPEQYEGILLHFGEVTVIDSTSYDKNVTDDDGTTTFKIDDDFMIHESPDDMYYHALDNGAVIADLSGICHYYYGNHLVMIRDPADLGIIVSVVDGEGLPVKFSLSQNYPNPFNPTTTIEYSLARQVKHTLKVYNLRGALVATLVNDVRPAGAYSVTWNANNFASGIYFLRLDAEDFHQTKKLVLLK